Sequence from the Burkholderia cepacia genome:
ACTTCATCGTCGGAAAAGTCTTCATCATCCACAAACATTTTGTATACCTTTCCATAGCCACGCATCCCGAATTCTGCCATCTCGGCAGCACGAATGGCGCCCATCGATGAAAGACCCCAAATCCTCCAGCCTTTCTGAAGTGCTTCATCTATCTCGGAATGCCCAACAGCAGGATAGGAATGAAAAATTCCATCAACAATAGCGACATTCGTCGGCGCGTATGTTGAGACAAGTTCTGCCAAATCACCTCGTCTTATCGGACCGCGCCATTGAACAGACGAATCATTCGCCATCGATCTTGATGTGGCTCGAGTCGGGCCGGTAAAAACAATGCACTCGTTAAAGGTGTTTTTGAGCATACGAGGCGAGGCGAGGTCCTAGGCGCTTCAAGTTCGGATCGAATGATTCGAGCCCTGGAGCGAGGATGCGAACCACTTGAAGTTGGTCGGACGGATTGGTAAAAGTGACTCGGAATATCGCTCGAACATCAACCCTCTCTAGGGCTGATAGCGCGTGCGTCCACGCGTCGTCGAGCGTGCGTGGAGTTGACGGCTCAAAGATTTCGGAATAGTTGATTGCTGCCGCAGATGAAAAGGCTTTTGTTCGCAGTTCGTTGATGGCCTTAATCTCTGCATCACGACCAACCTTATCGAAATACTGCACCCGTCGAATAATGTCATCGCGACCTCCATGAATGTGGCTTAGGCGACTTTGGGCGGCTTCACAGATGGCTCGAACTAATGCAATGGATTTTGAACAGTGAAACCCCGTACCGGTAGCAATCGATACAGGCATTTCAGGCACCTGCTCAGTCAAAAATGCCTGAAAATATGGCAATCTGAATTCATTTTGAGTATACCGAACCACAAGTTGCAATCCGGCCCCATGAATCAAACAGACGAGTTTTTCGACGCCTTCCGGCACATTATCGAGATTGACCAGCGCAGACTGGTCGTGCAAAAAATCAAAGGATTGAACGTCCCGTTCCATAAGCTCATATAGCCCATGGACGCTTGCCTCAAGCACACTATTACCGGAGGAAAGTCCATTCGAGCTTTCTCCGAAGGGCTTTTGACCATCGTTCCTCGAGTCCGGAATGAAAACGAGCTCGGATGGAATTCTCACCAAATGGTCATCTAAAACGCTATGAGCATCAACCGCGTACATCAATCCGTCCGGATCGAGCGGATGTCCGTAGCGCGGGCAAAGCGAGGCGAAGGTGACTCCGGAGGGAAAAGTGCCTGCCATTTCACGTGGAGTACTGGGGACCGCCTGGAGTTCAGTACGCCCATATTCCGCGTACGCGAACTCGATCGCCTCCATGTAGGCACCGATTTTTGCTTCGTCGGGATGGCACCCCTTTCCCGCATTTACACACAGGGACCCGCTTAGCGCTTTCGGCCGTATGCTTGCAAAGACAGGAATGCCGACTCGGTCAAGCCAAGTCGTATCCGTAACTCGAGTAATACCCAGTCGCTTTGCCAGAGGTTTTACAAGCTCCAGCGTCTCATGTGCCGATCTCGCTCGAAGGCTTGAGCTCATCGTGTGCATAACCATACGAAACCTGGAAAGTGAGACATTTTGGGGAAACACCGGGGGCCACGGCCCTCAGTGTCTCTCAATACAACAAAGCCGAACCCGACTTAGAAGTCCGGATTTTCGTCCGTGCCGTTATTGATATTGTTTGCTTGATGGGCGACGCTGGCTGCGTGCATGACACTGTCATCGTTCAGCACTTTGTCGAATTTTGCAAGCGTTTCTGCGTCGAGTTCAATGACGAACTTGTCTTCCATTTTTCACTCCATGAGTACTTAATCTTTAAGGGAATGCGTGCACGCTTGAAAACAGTATCCATCAGACGTTTGATCGTCAACTAAAAAATTATTCTAGATTATGTCGGGCATTTTCTGGCAGGCTTGGTAGCGCGGCGGAATTACGGCACGCGAACCCTGATAAGCCTCACCAGACAGTTTCTCAGATAACACAAAAAGACCAGACGACAACCATATGATTATATTGAATATTATTATGAGGTGAACCGATAACCCTTGTCGCACGTGGATCGCTCTAACCCAGGCATGACGTACGAAGATGAAATCTGGCTTGTCGTAGAACTTGACGAATGGGCAACCCCGTGTCGGGGATCAGCGCGATGCGCAAGCACGGCAGGCTATGCGCCCTGCACGCGTTCCTGGAGCTGTGGCTCGTCTGCGACGCCCGCTGGCAGATCGCGGCGTTCTGCTTCGAACACGAAGAGATCGACGACGCCAACGCCTGACTGACAGAAGCGGCCATCCCTGCCCGATATGCGCGATAATCGCCCATACCCGCGGGCTCACCGCCCCACCCGACGTTTCCGCATCCATGAACAAGGCCGACCTCGACAAGCGCGACTGGATTGCCGGCCTCGAAAAAGGCCTGGCGATCCTCGAGGCGTTCGACAGCCAGCACGCACGCATGACGCCCACCCAGGCCGCCGCGCGTACCGGCCTCACGCGCACGGCCGCGCGACGCTACCTGCTGACGCTCGAATCGCTCGGCTACGTGTACACCGACGGCAAGCTGTACGGCCTCACGCCGCGCGTGCTGCGGGTCGGCTGGTCGTACTTCGATTCGGCGCGCCTGCCGCGCACGGTCCAGCCCTATCTGCAGCAACTGAGCGCGTCGCTGAACGAATCGGCGTATGTGAGCGTGCTCGACGGCTGGGAACTCGTGTTCATCGCGCGCAACGGCGTGTCGCGCGTGATGACGACCGGCTTCGTGCTCGGCGCGCGCGTGCCGGCCCCGCTCACGTCGCCGGGCGTCGTGCTGCTCGCCCACCATCCGGATCGCGACGCCGTGCGCGCATGGCTCGACGACACCGAACTGCCGCCGTTCACGCCGCACACGGTCACCAACAAGGCGCGCCTGCTCGAACAGGTCGACCAGGCTCGCGAGGCCGGCTTCGCGGCGATCGAACAGCAACTGCAGGTCGGCGTGCGCGGCATCGCGGTGCCCCTGAAGAACCGTCACGGCGAAGTGGTCGCGGCGCTGAGCACGAACATGCCGATCGGCGCGGAGACGACCGACGCGGCCGTGCGGCGCGTCCTGCCGCACCTGCAGGAAGCCGCGCTCGCAATGCTCAACGTCCTCTGAGCCGAGCGCGGCTCAACCGATCCGCCACCACCGCGGCAGCAGATCGCGCACTTCACGCCGCCGATAACGGTCGTCGATCAGATGCACGACGCCTTCGTCGTGCTCGGTGCGGATCACGCGCCCGGCCGCCTGCACGACCTTCTGCAAGCCCGGATACAGGTACATGTAGTCGTAGCCGTTGCCGAAGCGCGCGTCCATCGCGCGCCGCATCTGCTCGTTGACGTCGTTGACCTGCGGCAGCCCGAGCGTCGCGATGAACGCGCCGATCAGCCGCTCCCCGACCAGATCCACGCCTTCCGAGAACGCCCCGCCCAGCACCGCGAAGCCGACGCCGCGCCCGCCCGCGTCGAAGCGCGCGAGAAACGCGTCGCGCTCGCCTTCGGTCATGCCGGGCGCCTGCGCCCAGACGGGCACGTCCGGGTGCCGCGCCTGCATCAGCGCGACCACGCGCCCCAGATAGTCGAAGCTGCTCAGGAAACCGAGGTAGTTGCCGGGCCGCGTCGCGTATTGCGCGGCGATCAGGTCCACGATCGGTTCGAGCGACCGGTCGCGGTCGCGCCAGCGCGTCGACACGTGACTCGCGACGCGCACCGTCAGCTGCTCGGCGCGGAACGGGCCGTCGACGTCGAGCCAGCCCGTGTCGCCGGGCAACCCGAGCGTGTCGCGATAAAAGTGGAACGGGCGCAGCGTCCCGGAAAACAGCACGGTCGCGCGGGCGGCCGAGAAGCGCGGCGCGAGAAAGCCGGCCGGAATCACGTTGCGCACACAGAGCGTCGACTGGACGCGGCGCCGGCGGCCGGCCGACGCAACGCCGTCGAGCGCCGGCTGGCGCGGCATCGGTTCGCCGTGCAGCGTCGCGTCGAAGATCGACGCGCTGTCGAACGCTTCGGCAAGCACGCCGAACTGGATCGCCTCGAAATGGAACCGCAGCAGCGCGTCGCCGTTCGCGCGAGGCGCGTCGGCCAGGTGCTCGCCGACCGTCGCGACGAGGTTCTGCAACGCCGACACGAGCGGACCGGGGATGTCGGGGTACGCCGCGTAGCGCGTCTGCTGCGCGCGATTCAGCGCGCCCCACGCGCGGGCGAGCCGGTCGAAGGCCTTGCGCAGCGCGGCGGGCGCGGCCTCGCGCGCGGCCGCGAATGCGAACGGATCGAGCGATGCGCTGTACATCTTGCGCGCACGATCGAGCAGGTTGTGCGCTTCGTCGACGAGCACGCCGACGCGCCACTGGTTCTGCTGCGCGAGCGTGTGCAGCATTGCGCTGCCGTCGTAGTAGTAGTTGTAGTCGCCGATCACCAGGTCGGACCAGCGCGCGAGCTCCTGCGACAGGTAATACGGGCAGACGTCGTGCGCGAGCGCCGCCGCGCGCACCGTGTCGCGGTCGAGCAGCCCGGCGGCCTCGATCGCCGCGTCGCGCGCGGC
This genomic interval carries:
- a CDS encoding YcaO-like family protein; this translates as MVMHTMSSSLRARSAHETLELVKPLAKRLGITRVTDTTWLDRVGIPVFASIRPKALSGSLCVNAGKGCHPDEAKIGAYMEAIEFAYAEYGRTELQAVPSTPREMAGTFPSGVTFASLCPRYGHPLDPDGLMYAVDAHSVLDDHLVRIPSELVFIPDSRNDGQKPFGESSNGLSSGNSVLEASVHGLYELMERDVQSFDFLHDQSALVNLDNVPEGVEKLVCLIHGAGLQLVVRYTQNEFRLPYFQAFLTEQVPEMPVSIATGTGFHCSKSIALVRAICEAAQSRLSHIHGGRDDIIRRVQYFDKVGRDAEIKAINELRTKAFSSAAAINYSEIFEPSTPRTLDDAWTHALSALERVDVRAIFRVTFTNPSDQLQVVRILAPGLESFDPNLKRLGPRLASYAQKHL
- a CDS encoding IclR family transcriptional regulator domain-containing protein, coding for MNKADLDKRDWIAGLEKGLAILEAFDSQHARMTPTQAAARTGLTRTAARRYLLTLESLGYVYTDGKLYGLTPRVLRVGWSYFDSARLPRTVQPYLQQLSASLNESAYVSVLDGWELVFIARNGVSRVMTTGFVLGARVPAPLTSPGVVLLAHHPDRDAVRAWLDDTELPPFTPHTVTNKARLLEQVDQAREAGFAAIEQQLQVGVRGIAVPLKNRHGEVVAALSTNMPIGAETTDAAVRRVLPHLQEAALAMLNVL
- a CDS encoding ATP-dependent DNA helicase; the protein is MSYVVAVRAMCEFTARRGDLDLRFTPAPTALEGIAGHGAVTSNRGARYETEIALTGTWGTLTVRGRADGYDPVANRLEEIKTFRGSLDAMPANHRALHWAQAKVYAHLMCDARGLPEIDVALVYFDIVSERETVLTQTLGGAADLAAFFAEQCACFVGWAERETAHRAARDAALRALAFPHGQFRSGQRELAVAVYRAARDDRCLMAQAPTGIGKTLGTVFPLLKACGEGELDHVYFLTAKTPGRALALEAAATLGAGTPALPLRVLELVARDKACEHPDRACHGESCPLAKGFYDRLPAARDAAIEAAGLLDRDTVRAAALAHDVCPYYLSQELARWSDLVIGDYNYYYDGSAMLHTLAQQNQWRVGVLVDEAHNLLDRARKMYSASLDPFAFAAAREAAPAALRKAFDRLARAWGALNRAQQTRYAAYPDIPGPLVSALQNLVATVGEHLADAPRANGDALLRFHFEAIQFGVLAEAFDSASIFDATLHGEPMPRQPALDGVASAGRRRRVQSTLCVRNVIPAGFLAPRFSAARATVLFSGTLRPFHFYRDTLGLPGDTGWLDVDGPFRAEQLTVRVASHVSTRWRDRDRSLEPIVDLIAAQYATRPGNYLGFLSSFDYLGRVVALMQARHPDVPVWAQAPGMTEGERDAFLARFDAGGRGVGFAVLGGAFSEGVDLVGERLIGAFIATLGLPQVNDVNEQMRRAMDARFGNGYDYMYLYPGLQKVVQAAGRVIRTEHDEGVVHLIDDRYRRREVRDLLPRWWRIG